From Scomber scombrus chromosome 9, fScoSco1.1, whole genome shotgun sequence, one genomic window encodes:
- the LOC133985612 gene encoding 5-hydroxytryptamine receptor 4-like: MIFIPGANTSDNDSLTTGRSDLALFHGNTIKVCVLCLLLPIPIFAIMGNLFIMAAVARFQSLRTPTNAFVISLAVADFLVAVLVMPFSLVRSIDSWHFGHCFCQAHFLLDVTFCTSSIFNLSCVALDRYIAVCDPLHYPARMTPRCVALLLLHCWILPLVISSLCVFFGMNTQSSPAAVSSIAQQDTQTCLASFHIPYAFATSAVSFFIPMGFMLFAYGRIFMVAQRQARWIHAIEHRTGHLQMNQSTMRTDSTRQAHVERYSLRKERKAAKTLGLIMGVFLFCWFPFFCLNVLNPLRGYSINPLVMEASMWLGYANSSLNPFLYTFFNKNYRRAFIAMLGRGSLVSTKTRNTATTKNEIDETC; the protein is encoded by the exons ATGATTTTCATCCCAGGGGCAAACACCTCAGACAACGACAGCCTGACTACTGGTAGAAGTGATTTGGCTCTATTTCATGGCAACACTATTAAAGTATGTGTACTGTGTCTGCTCCTACCCATCCCCATCTTTGCCATCATGGGAAATCTTTTCATTATGGCTGCAGTGGCACGCTTCCAGAGCCTTCGGACACCAACCAATGCTTTTGTGATTTCCTTGGCAGTGGCTGACTTCCTGGTTGCTGTGCTGGTGATGCCTTTCAGTCTGGTGCGATCTATTGACAGCTGGCACTTTGGGCACTGCTTCTGCCAAGCTCACTTCTTACTGGACGTCACCTTCTGTACATCCTCTATTTTTAATCTCAGTTGTGTGGCACTGGATCGATACATAGCCGTATGCGACCCCCTGCACTACCCTGCCCGAATGACTCCCAGATGTGtggccctgctgctgctgcattgtTGGATCCTGCCTCTTGTCATCTCCTccctttgtgtcttttttggCATGAACACTCAATCATCTCCTGCTGCGGTAAGCAGCATCGCACAACAGGATACTCAGACCTGTCTGGCTTCCTTTCATATCCCCTACGCCTTTGCAACTTCCGCTGTCTCCTTCTTCATCCCCATGGGTTTCATGCTGTTTGCCTATGGGAGGATTTTTATGGTTGCCCAGAGACAAGCGAGGTGGATCCATGCAATCGAGCACCGTACTGGGCATCTTCAGATGAACCAGAGCACTATGAGGACTGACTCCACCAGACAAGCCCATGTGGAAAGGTATTCTctgaggaaggagaggaaggctGCTAAGACACTTGGTCTGATCATGGGGGTTTTCCTGTTCTGTTggtttcctttcttctgtctgaaTGTGCTCAACCCTCTGAGGGGCTACAGCATCAACCCCCTTGTCATGGAGGCCTCCATGTGGCTTGGATATGCAAACTCTTCGCTGAATCCTTTTCTCTACACCTTTTTCAACAAGAACTATCGTCGCGCATTTATAGCCATGTTGGGAAGAGGGTCATTGGTTAG CACCAAGACCCGAAATACTGCAACAACCAAGAATGAGATTGATGAGACCTGCTGA